A segment of the Staphylococcus ratti genome:
GTCTACACCATATTTATTTGCAAGTTCTGGAATACGATCTGTTAATTCACCTAAGAATTCAACGCCTGTAAATCCAGCACCTCCAACTAAAATTGCTAAATCTTTGTCGTCTTTCGTTTTTGATGCAGCGTAGTTCGCAAATTTATCTTCAATATGACGTGCAATTTTACGAGCAGTATGCACATTTTCAATTTGGAAAGCATGTTCTTTCATACCACTAATTCCAAATGTTTCTGATTCAAAACCTAAACCAACAACTAAAATATCAAAGTCAAATACACCACGTGTTGTCTCAACTTTTTTAGCATTACGATCAATTTTTGTCACTTCAGCACGCACAAATTCTACGTGATCTTTGATAACGCTGTCGATTGGATATAATACATCTTCATAGCTAATTGTACCTGCAGAAGCTTCATGTAACCAAGTTGCTTCGTAATGATAATCATTTTTATTAATTAATGTGATTTGTGCATCTTCTTTTGATAATTGCTTTTGAAGTTTTGATACAGTTTGTAAACCAGCATAACCTGCACCTAAAACAAGTACTTTTTTGCGTTCTGCCATTTCTATTCACCTATTCCTTCATAAATATTAATATTGTAAGTACTGTATACCCTCATAACTTTTTATGTACACAAAATTGTAAAATACAGTTCAGTAATAGTTTATATTTTTTTAACTGTGAATTCAAGTTAATCCTTTAAGAGATAAAAGGATGTCTCCTATTCATATTACACCAACTATAGCAATCAACCTCGACAAAAAAATAAGACTTGTAAAGTCCTACTCCCGTACAAGTCTTATTTGTACATTTAGCAATCTTCCGGAGTGCCTGCAACTTTTGCCGTTCTAAAGGAACTGCCACATCCACATGACGCAATGGCATTTGGATTTTCTATTTGAAATCCACCGCCCATTAATGATTGTTTATAATCAATTGTCGTTCCCTTTAAAATAGGTGCATCTTCTTTGTCGACAAGCACTTTTAAACCATAAAACTCAAGTACTTCATCATTTTCGCTTGGTGCAGCTTCGGCAGTCATACCGTACGTAAGGCCCGTACAACCTCCACCATTCACTTTAACTTTCAAATAACCATCTGGCATGTCATTTTGTTTTAACATGTCTTTAACTTCATAAGCTGCGGCTTCAGTCAGAATAACCGTTGACATTATAAAACCCCTCCTTCT
Coding sequences within it:
- a CDS encoding HesB/IscA family protein gives rise to the protein MSTVILTEAAAYEVKDMLKQNDMPDGYLKVKVNGGGCTGLTYGMTAEAAPSENDEVLEFYGLKVLVDKEDAPILKGTTIDYKQSLMGGGFQIENPNAIASCGCGSSFRTAKVAGTPEDC